In Streptomyces pluripotens, the genomic window TGCAGGCGTTCAGCATCAGCTCGATGCACATGAAGAGCACGATGGCGTTGCGCCGGATCAGTACGCCGGTCGCTCCGATCGTGAACAACAGGGCGGCGAGGTAGAGGTAGTTGACCGGGTTCACTTCGACGCCTCCTCGGGCCGCTTGAACGTCTCCGGTTCGATCTCCGTGCGCTCCAGGCGCTCCTGCGAGCGCTGCTCCAGCGCCCGTAGGTCGTTGAGCGCCTCCGCGGACACGTCACGGATCTGGCCGCGTTCACGCAGCGTCTTGTTGACGGTCAGCTCGGACGGGGTGCCGTCGGGGAGCAGGCCCGCGATGTCCACGGCGTTGTGCCGGGCGTAGACGCCGGGGGCGGGCAGCGGCGGAATGTAGGCGCCCTCCCGGACACGCTGCTCGGCCTGCTCGCGCTGGCTCCTGGCGCGCTCGGTGCGCTCGCGGTGGGTGAGCACCATGGCGCCGACGGCGGCCGTGATCAGCAGTGCGCCGGTGATCTCGAAGGCGAAGACGTACTTGGTGAAGATGAGCGACGCGAGGCCCTGCACATTGCCGTTGGCGTTCGCCTGGCCGGTGCCGTCGAACTCCTTCAGGGCGGCGTTGCCGATGCCGGCGAACAGCAGGACGCCGAAGCCGACCCCACACAGAAGGGCCAGCCAGCGCTGGCCCTTGATGGTCTCCTTCAGCGAGTCCGCAGCCGTGACGCCGACAAGCATCACCACGAACAGGAACAACATCATGATCGCGCCGGTGTAGACGACGATCTGCACGATGCCGAGGAAGTAGGCCCCGTTGGCCAGGTAGAACACCGCCAGGACGATCATGGTTCCGGCGAGCGAGAGCGCACTGTGCACAGCCTTCTTCATGAAGACGGTGCCCAGGGCGCCGATGACCGCGACCGTACCGAGGACCCAGAACTGGAACGCCTCACCGGTGGAGGTGGTGTAGGCGGCAAGCTGCTGTGCGCTCATCGGCCGATCACCTCCCCCGCGTTCTCCGGGGCCGGCTCGTCCTCACCGGAGGTGGCGGCGGTCTCCTCGGGGACCTCTCCCTTGGAGACGGCCACCTGCCGGACCGTGCCGGGTGCTGCCTGC contains:
- a CDS encoding NADH-quinone oxidoreductase subunit J, with the translated sequence MSAQQLAAYTTSTGEAFQFWVLGTVAVIGALGTVFMKKAVHSALSLAGTMIVLAVFYLANGAYFLGIVQIVVYTGAIMMLFLFVVMLVGVTAADSLKETIKGQRWLALLCGVGFGVLLFAGIGNAALKEFDGTGQANANGNVQGLASLIFTKYVFAFEITGALLITAAVGAMVLTHRERTERARSQREQAEQRVREGAYIPPLPAPGVYARHNAVDIAGLLPDGTPSELTVNKTLRERGQIRDVSAEALNDLRALEQRSQERLERTEIEPETFKRPEEASK